The Zingiber officinale cultivar Zhangliang chromosome 9A, Zo_v1.1, whole genome shotgun sequence genome window below encodes:
- the LOC122019358 gene encoding uncharacterized protein LOC122019358 gives MAESSLPKDLKKGKAIALRQDPRVEPEEQVPFSTRILKEKLPKGYKPPAIEKYDGSQDLEDHLHKFRNATLLHQYIDAIKCRVFLNTLSGSTQKWFDGLPNGSITCFHDFKTIFLRHFTSSRKYQKMDHCLFALKQGPTELLRSYIRHFNQIAQDVPSATSEILMSVFSHGLVEGEFFRDLIQDPVKNFDEMPGRAFSYINVEESQAAWQKADKAPASTNKLEKRSPKPPTQPLPRVRVSDRTFHPVRIPGRPNSWLSSMHRGLVTGALVTFARDSRRVAELGLPPPELAPKLQRLVDSQQVAVGLAGKPWPDNAGQGSK, from the exons ATGGCGGAAAGCTCCCTGCCCAAGGATTTGAAGAAGGGTAAAGCTATAGCCCTCAGGCAGGATCCTAGAGTGGAGCCTGAGGAGCAAGTGCCCTTCTCTACAAGGATACTCAAGGAAAAACTACCCAAGGGGTACAAGCCTCCTGCTATCGAAAAATATGATGGTAGCCAAGACCTGGAGGATCATCTCCACAAGTTTAGGAACGCTACACTGTTGCATCAGTACATCGATGCTATCAAGTGCCGAGTGTTCTTGAACACTCTATCTGGCTCGACACAGAAATGGTTTGATGGATTGCCAAACGGGTCCATCACCTGTTTTCATGATTTCAAGACTATCTTCCTGCGCCACTTCACTAGCAGCAGGAAGTACCAAAAGATGGATCACTGTCTCTTCGCTCTCAAGCAAGGGCCAACCGAGCTCTTGAGGAGTTATATCAGGCACTTCAATCAGATAGCTCAGGATGTTCCATCCGCTACCTCCGAAATATTAATGAGCGTCTTCTCCCACGGATTGGTAGAGGGAGAGTTCTTTCGAGATCTCATTCAAGATCCTGTAAAGAACTTCGATGAAATGCCGGGGAGGGCCTTTAgttacatcaacgtggaggaatcTCAAGCGGCTTGGCAGAAAGCAGACAAGGCGCCTGCTTCCACCAACAAACTAGAGAAGAGGTCACCTAAACCGCCAACCCAACCTCTTCCGCGAGTCCGGGTGTCAGACCGAACTTTCCACCCGGTCAGGATCCCCGGTCGGCCCAACTCGTGGCTGTCGTCCATGCACCGCGGCCTGGTCACTGGGGCCCTCGTTACT TTCGCTCGTGACTCCCGGCGCGTAGCCGAGTTGGGCCTTCCCCCACCTGAACTCGCACCTAAGCTTCAACGGTTGGTGGATAGCCAACAGGTTGCCGTAGGTCTGGCAGGTAAACCCTGGCCTGATAATGCTGGGCAGGGAAGTAAGTAG